The following DNA comes from Candidatus Methanomethylophilaceae archaeon.
ATTCCTCGGCGGAGCCGATATGGTAGGCCGCATGGGGATGACAATGGAAGCCAAAGGGAGCTCATTCCTGGTGGAATACGGGCTGAGCCCCACCAAACCGCCGGAGTTCCCGCTTCCGGCGCCGAAAGTAGACTACGTTTTCCTCACCCACGCGCACCTCGACCACAGCGGGATGCTCCCGCAGGTGTGCGGAACCTATGACTGCAAGCTGTTCACCGCGCCCCTCAGCGCCGAGATCGGGGAGCTCATGATGAAAGACACCCTGAAAATCGCCAAAGCAGAGGGCTACGTGCAGCCGTATACCGATATCGACATCAAAAAAACGATGGATGCCGTCGTCCCGATGAGATTCGGGGACACCATAACGCTCAACAACATCGACATCTCGATGATCGACGCGGGGCACATACCCGGAGCCGCGATGTTCGAGTTCGAGAAGGACGTCAAGACACTTTACACCGGAGACATCCACACCGAGGCCCAGAAGCTCGTCAAAGGCGCCAAACCCGCGGACTGCACCAACCTTTTCATAGAGGGGACCTACGGAGGCCGCAACCACCCGCCGAGGAAAGAGACCGAAAGGAACTTCCTCGACAAGATCAGGGAGGTCATCGAGCGCGGAGGGAAAGTTCTCATCCCTTGCTTCGCGGTCGGAAGGACCCAGGAGATAATGGTCCTGCTCAAGAACCTCGGCTACGACATGTGGGTCGACGGCATGGGCAGGAAAGTCACCAACCTGTTCCTAAGATACGACGAGTATCTCAGGGAGCCCGGTGTCCTCAGATCCGCCAGGAAGCGCTTCAACGAGGTCACCAACGGATACACCAGGAACGAGGCGAAGAAGGGCGAGATCATAGTCACCACGGGCGGGATGCTGGATGGGGGGCCGATCCTCGGGTACCTCAAGGCCATCAAGGACGATCCCAAGAGCGCCATATTGCTCGTCGGATACCAGGCGGAGGACACCAACGGCAGGATGCTTCTCGAGCAGGGCTGCGTGAACATCGACGACGAGATCTGCAAGATCGAATGCGAAGTCCAGAAATACGATTTCTCTGCGCACGCCGACCACAGCCAGATCGTCAGCTTCATAGAAAGATGCGACCCCGACAACGTCATCATAATGCATTCGGACAACAGGGACCTCTTCCTCCCGGACCTGTCAGATTACAACGTCATACTTCCGGAGACCGGAAAAGAGTTCCATCTGGAGGTCTGAGGCCGATGGATCCCTCCGCGTTCCTGAAAGCCGACGTGGGAAGGTTCGATCTGACCTCTAGGCTTGACATACCCGATTCCCGCAGCATGGCCCACATAATCTGCTGCGAGGACGCCGTAGTCGCCGGGATCGACGAAGCATCGGATGTGTTCTCGTACTTGGAGGGAGACGCGGAGCCTTTGGCGAAAGAAGGAGATAGGATCCGCGCTGGATCCCGCGTCATGTCTGTGTCCGGACCCGTAGCCAAAATCCTTGCCGGAGAAAGGACCGCCCTGGGATTCCTGTCCATCATGAGCGGGATAGCCACATGCGCATCGGACGCGGTCAGAGCCGTTGATGGGAAGATCAGAGTCGCGGCGATCCCTTCGATCCCCGGATTCTCCGGGTTCGAGATGAAAGCTGTGGCCATCGGAGGGGGAGACCCTCACGCATCCGGCCTGGACTCCATCGTTTTCCTCAGAAGGGAGCACATATCCGTCTGCGGAAGCGTCAGAAACGCTATGGAGCGCGTCTCGAAGGCTTCTGTCGCGGTCAAGAAGGCAATAGAAGTCGTAAACGCCCAGGAAGCTGCGGATGCGGCGGAAGGAGGGGCCGACATAATCAGAGCCCTGGACCTCGGCCCGGAAGGCGTGGCGGATGTCTTTGACGCCGCCAAGAAGGTCTCAGACCGCATCATAGTCGAAGCCTGCGGCGGAATAACCGCGGAGAACATCGCCGATTACGTGGGCAAAGCGGACGTCGCGATATTGGATCGCGCCCAGCGCCCGCAAGGCCCCGTCGTTTTCAAACTCTGCTTTTCCTGATCTGGGCGGGGGAACCTTCCCCTCCCATCATTTGACCCGACAAAAGTCTATATCCGCGGCCCACGATTTGCGTGGCATGCCTATCAACCCCGAAGATTATACGTGCGAATTCTGCGGGAAAACCTGCAAGAACATCATCTATGCCGCGTTCGTCTGCGATGACCCCGAGTGCATCGAGAAAGCCAGGATCGCGCGCGGAGGCCCCGGGGGACACATGAAGAGAAAGGCCGAAGGCAAGCCGATCATCCCGGAGGATCTGGAAGCCGTGATGGACGACAGAACGAGCTGATCCCGCCATCTGTCGACATCGATATCTTTTCCGAAGCGGAGAACGGCTTTCAATGCAACAGACAGCCGATAGTTATTCCAATACACCGTCATCTCGCACGGAAGATGCGGGTCAATCATCCCGGAAATGAACTCGCCTTCCATGCGCTGATGTGGCCATCGTTTTGATTATTGAAATCTGAGTGGTTTGCAACTCGCATCGCGACACCCGCACTGCTCAAAATTCAATGACTTTTCCGATGGTAAAATGCAGTCCGCCCGAAATCGACGGCATATCTTACCTGAAACCGCAAAATGTCTGCGGAAAGAGCCCTAAACTCCGGCCATGCGTTCTGAGCGAAAAATGGGCGGGAATTGGCCCCGCCCTTGGTTTTCAGTGCCTGAACACGCGGCAGCCGGTGAAGACCATCGCCATGCCGTGCTCGTTGGCGGCGTCGATGACTTCCTGGTCCCTGATGCTTCCGCCAGGCTGGATGATGGCAGTGACGCCTGCCGAAGCTGCTTCATCGACGCCGTCCCTGAAAGGGAAGAATGCGTCAGAAGCCATGACACACCCTTTGGTGGGTTCGTTGGCCTTCATCGTCGCTATCTTTGCGGAGTCCACGCGGCTCATCTGGCCTGCGCCTATACCGACAGCGCGCTCTTCCCTGACGTAAACGACGGCGTTGGAGGTGACGTGCTTGGCAAGCTTCCAGGCGAACATCAGCGCGGCTATCTCGGTCTCGGTCGGGGCGCGGTTGGTGACGACTTTGAGGTTCTTCGGATCGATGGCAACATCCTCGTCCGTCTGCACGAGCATCCCGCCCTGGACCTTCTTCATCTTGTATTCCCTGTGCTTGGCGGAGGGGCAGATGGGAGAATTCGTCCTGAGGAGGCGGATGTTCTTCTTGGCCTCCATGATCTCGGCCGCCCCGGGCTCGTAATCGGGGCAGATGACGGCTTCGACGAAATGCTGGGAGATCTCCTGGGCGGTGGCGACGTCGCAGTTCCTGTTGAGGCATATGACGCACCCGAAAGCGGACAGGGGATCCACATTGTAAGCGGTCATGAAGGCGTCGTAGATGTTCCCGGCGGAAGCCAGTCCGCATGGGTTGGTATGCTTCATGACGACCGCGGTT
Coding sequences within:
- a CDS encoding MBL fold metallo-hydrolase, whose product is MDMKFRFLGGADMVGRMGMTMEAKGSSFLVEYGLSPTKPPEFPLPAPKVDYVFLTHAHLDHSGMLPQVCGTYDCKLFTAPLSAEIGELMMKDTLKIAKAEGYVQPYTDIDIKKTMDAVVPMRFGDTITLNNIDISMIDAGHIPGAAMFEFEKDVKTLYTGDIHTEAQKLVKGAKPADCTNLFIEGTYGGRNHPPRKETERNFLDKIREVIERGGKVLIPCFAVGRTQEIMVLLKNLGYDMWVDGMGRKVTNLFLRYDEYLREPGVLRSARKRFNEVTNGYTRNEAKKGEIIVTTGGMLDGGPILGYLKAIKDDPKSAILLVGYQAEDTNGRMLLEQGCVNIDDEICKIECEVQKYDFSAHADHSQIVSFIERCDPDNVIIMHSDNRDLFLPDLSDYNVILPETGKEFHLEV